In one Acetobacter sp. genomic region, the following are encoded:
- a CDS encoding sulfate/molybdate ABC transporter ATP-binding protein, whose protein sequence is MSVHIEKLIRRAPGNPDRILLDRVSVDIPDGSFVALVGPSGAGKTTLLRSIAGLDPHSSGLLTIDGRDSAELTPRERNVGFVFQNYALFQHMTVAKNISFGLDVLPGRDRPSKAEIEGRVKELLELIQLPNLGNAYPQRLSGGQRQRVALARALATNPKHLLLDEPFGALDPVVRRAVREWLRSLHDRLGLTTILVTHDQEEALDVADRLVVMQDGRIVQDADAGELEAHPATPFVMEFLGETLTFRGTVSGGLFLPETTHVVPFPVTIEEDGPAVALIRPHEVRLTADASGAPVRRIGSRYGLSRLAVDLNGRIVEVLGSGSEPVVPSGVKLHIEAARLFRDGALLSVKSDRHAAAA, encoded by the coding sequence ATGAGCGTACACATCGAAAAACTCATCCGCCGCGCACCGGGCAACCCGGACCGTATCCTGCTTGACCGCGTCTCCGTCGATATTCCGGATGGTTCGTTCGTGGCGCTGGTCGGACCATCCGGCGCGGGCAAAACCACCCTGCTGCGCTCCATCGCCGGGCTGGACCCGCATTCATCGGGACTGCTGACGATCGACGGACGGGACTCCGCCGAACTGACGCCCCGTGAGCGCAATGTCGGGTTTGTGTTCCAGAACTACGCCCTGTTCCAGCACATGACCGTGGCGAAGAACATCTCCTTCGGCCTCGACGTTCTGCCGGGACGGGACCGTCCGAGCAAAGCCGAGATCGAAGGCCGGGTGAAAGAATTGCTGGAACTGATCCAGCTTCCCAACCTCGGCAACGCCTATCCGCAACGCCTGTCCGGCGGGCAGCGGCAGCGCGTGGCCCTCGCCCGCGCTCTGGCGACAAACCCTAAGCATCTGTTGCTGGATGAACCCTTCGGCGCGCTTGATCCGGTTGTTCGTCGGGCGGTGCGTGAGTGGCTTCGCTCGCTGCATGACCGGCTGGGTCTCACAACCATTCTTGTCACCCACGATCAGGAGGAAGCGCTGGATGTCGCTGACAGGCTGGTCGTGATGCAGGATGGCAGGATCGTGCAGGATGCGGATGCGGGAGAGCTTGAGGCCCACCCTGCCACCCCGTTCGTCATGGAGTTTCTGGGAGAGACGCTCACCTTCCGCGGAACCGTCTCCGGTGGCCTGTTCCTGCCCGAGACGACGCACGTCGTGCCTTTCCCGGTCACGATCGAGGAAGACGGCCCCGCTGTCGCGCTGATCAGACCGCATGAAGTCCGACTGACCGCAGACGCCAGCGGCGCACCGGTCCGTCGTATCGGCTCGCGCTATGGATTATCCCGTTTGGCCGTTGATCTGAACGGACGGATTGTGGAGGTTCTCGGCTCAGGTAGCGAACCGGTTGTCCCTTCCGGCGTCAAACTGCATATTGAAGCGGCCCGTCTGTTCCGGGACGGGGCGCTGCTGAGTGTGAAAAGTGATCGACACGCCGCCGCCGCGTGA